A region of Stigmatopora nigra isolate UIUO_SnigA chromosome 6, RoL_Snig_1.1, whole genome shotgun sequence DNA encodes the following proteins:
- the LOC144198693 gene encoding uncharacterized protein LOC144198693: MRSRMGRSLVLSLVSLVSLVLLAARLSLANAEGDPLPASLVDLVRNSPVSSVDDLKLLLQRQANAIEKEDDPVPLSNQTHGRRIRSIVEVEIAQQAVCRVRTEVAEVSRSMLDRRNANFMLLPPCVEVQRCSGCCNTRFMQCVPTVTASRYLQVTKIQYINMKAHIDKAVISVQDHLACRCISTSPDSPFQPPRSADPAPPRPDLRRLDDQRLENSEEQESASRQWPQGGYTQLVRWTPSRTHPAQGVRQGETATLLSQGSGTDGAREDGIPRRESPFRRLSDAEDSRDRTLGSQYGLHAPQSDGASPPGPTQSPHLESTPVLDISIVGKDLASKRLNVEAMPTQGSERQSGRDLDSSERDKAVDSTLANGVGRLTEDERRQKVLEVVEKELGRPTLLHPQQRAKSVAATLAPPTKGQTPFRPASPRRRRKHRKRISKEAMRAMIM, translated from the exons GGCGATCCACTCCCTGCGTCACTGGTGGATTTGGTGAGGAATTCTCCCGTTTCCTCGGTGGACGACCTGAAGCTACTCTTGCAGCGCCAAGCCAACGCaatcg AAAAAGAAGACGATCCCGTCCCTCTAAGCAACCAAACCCACGGACGACGAATCAGAAGCATCG TGGAGGTGGAAATCGCCCAGCAGGCAGTGTGCAGGGTTCGAACCGAAGTGGCGGAGGTGAGCCGCTCCATGCTGGACCGCCGCAACGCCAACTTCATGTTGTTGCCGCCCTGTGTGGAGGTGCAACGATGTTCGGGGTGCTGTAACACCAGATTCATGCAGTGTGTACCCACAGTCACCGCCAGTAGATACCTGCAG GTGACCAAGATCCAGTACATCAACATGAAGGCCCACATCGACAAAGCCGTGATCTCGGTTCAGGACCACCTGGCGTGCAGATGCATATCTACTTCACCAGACTCGCCATTCCAGCCTCCACGGTCAGCTGACCCCGCCCCGCCCAGGCCCGACCTTCGCCGCCTGGACGACCAGCGACTGGAAAACAGCGAGGAACAGGAATCGGCGTCCAGGCAGTGGCCGCAGGGAGGCTACACGCAACTGGTGCGCTGGACGCCATCTAGAACGCATCCGGCGCAAGGAGTCCGGCAAGGAGAAACCGCTACTCTGCTCAGCCAGGGAAGTGGAACCGATGGCGCCCGAGAGGACGGAATTCCCCGTCGAGAGTCGCCGTTTCGGCGTTTATCCGACGCGGAAGATTCCCGGGATCGAACTCTCGGGTCGCAATATGGCCTCCACGCCCCTCAGTCGGATGGCGCCTCCCCCCCCGGTCCGACTCAGTCACCCCATCTGGAATCCACCCCAGTTTTGGACATTTCCATAGTCGGCAAAGACTTAGCAAGCAAGCGACTGAATGTGGAAGCCATGCCGACGCAGGGTTCGGAACGTCAAAGTGGGCGGGACCTGGACTCGTCCGAACGGGACAAAGCCGTGGACTCGACACTGGCCAATGGGGTGGGTCGACTCACGGAAGATGAGAGAAGGCAGAAGGTTCTGGAGGTGGTTGAGAAAGAACTGGGTCGGCCTActcttcttcatcctcagcAAAGAGCCAAATCAG TGGCGGCGACGTTGGCCCCGCCCACAAAAGGCCAGACCCCCTTCAGGCCGGCATCGCCACGACGCCGGCGGAAACACCGAAAGCGAATCAGCAAGGAGGCGATGAGGGCCATGATCATGTAG